The window TCCGGCTGGAGCGGCACAATGAAACCGACGTGCAGAGTTTCGAAGGAAGGGTGCGGCGGATGGACGAGGTGCTGGAGTGCCATGTGCTGACCGGGGCGATGGATTACCAGTTGCGGGTGCTGGTGCCGGACCTCGAGGCCTATGAAAGCTTCATCCGCAACCGCATTCACCCGATCGGCGGCATTGCCTCGATCGACACCAGTTTCGTTTACGGCACGGTCAAGCGGACGGCGGTATTCCCGCCGGTGTCCTGACCGCCATTCCCCGAACCGGGTTCCGGGCTCCCGTGGTTCCCTCCCGGAACATTTGACCGGCCTGATTGAACCCCCCGGCACGTGCCGGTCCGGGCAATACAATGGGCAGATCCGCAGCCCCTAGATATGCAGCGCCTGCCCCAGCGCCCTGAGGCACGCCTCCTGCAGGGCCTCCGACTGGGTCGGATGGGCATGGATGGTGGCGCCGATGTCCTCGAGGCAGGCGCCCATCTCGATCGCCAGCGCAAAGGCGGCGGACAATTCCGACACCCCTGCCCCGACCGCCTGCAGGCCCGCCACCGCATGGTCGCTCTGGCGCCAGACGACCCGGATGAAGCCGTCCTCGCGTTCCGCCGTCAGCGCACGCCCGTTGGCCTGCAACGGGAAAACCGTGGCCGCGGTGCCCGCAATCTCCCCCGGCAGGGCGCCGCAGGCCACCACTTCGGGGTCGGTGAAGCAGACCGCCGGAATTGCCCGCTTGTCCCACTGAACCGCATGGCCCGCGATATGCTCCGCAACCATTTCGCCCTGCGCCATGGCGCGGTGGGCCAGCATCGGCTCGCCGGTCACGTCGCCAATCGCATAGATGCCGCGCATCGAAGACTGGCAATGGCTGTCGGTTTTGACAAACGGCCCGTCCTGGGTCAGTGCCAGCTCCTCGATGCCGATCCCGGCGGTGCGGGGCCGGCGCCCGACGGTCACCAGCACCTTCTCCGCCGCCACTTCGCCCTGATCGGTCTGCAGCTTGCCGTTTTCATACCCCAATGCCCTGGTTGCGGTTTTCACCGCCACCCCCAGCGCCTTCAGCCGCGCCGCAACCGGGCGGGTCAGCTCCGCATCATAGAGCGGCAGGATACGGTCCTCCGCCTCAACCACCGTGACCCTGGCGCCCAGCTTGGCAAAGGCGGTGCCCAGCTCCAGCCCGATATAGCCGCCGCCAACCACCGCCAGACTCTCCGGCACCTGCGTCAGCGCCATCGCTTCGGTGGAGGACAGGATGGGGCCGCCGAACGGCAGCTCCGGCAGCTCCACCGGGGCAGAGCCGGAGGCAATGACGATGTGTTGCGCATGGATCACCTGGCCGTCGC of the Leisingera thetidis genome contains:
- a CDS encoding Lrp/AsnC family transcriptional regulator — its product is MDSKDRQIIRALQRDGRMTNQDLAEAVNLSPSPCLRRVRNLETAGVIRGYSADVDAAAYGMAITVFVRIRLERHNETDVQSFEGRVRRMDEVLECHVLTGAMDYQLRVLVPDLEAYESFIRNRIHPIGGIASIDTSFVYGTVKRTAVFPPVS
- the lpdA gene encoding dihydrolipoyl dehydrogenase yields the protein MSDLKCKLLIIGAGPGGYVCAIRAGQLGIDTIVVDEGRVGGTCLNVGCIPSKALIHAAEEFHRIAQAPQGALGISCGAPAIDFAKTLAWKDGIVQRLNSGVAALMKKAGVRFVQGRARFLDGKTVSVNGNGDGQVIHAQHIVIASGSAPVELPELPFGGPILSSTEAMALTQVPESLAVVGGGYIGLELGTAFAKLGARVTVVEAEDRILPLYDAELTRPVAARLKALGVAVKTATRALGYENGKLQTDQGEVAAEKVLVTVGRRPRTAGIGIEELALTQDGPFVKTDSHCQSSMRGIYAIGDVTGEPMLAHRAMAQGEMVAEHIAGHAVQWDKRAIPAVCFTDPEVVACGALPGEIAGTAATVFPLQANGRALTAEREDGFIRVVWRQSDHAVAGLQAVGAGVSELSAAFALAIEMGACLEDIGATIHAHPTQSEALQEACLRALGQALHI